The Paenibacillus beijingensis nucleotide sequence TTCATTCTTATTCAGTAGATAGGCTGCCGGATAATAATTCACAAACGCATACGGTATAATAAAAGTAAGCATGAATTAATAGATTTGCTATAGATGGATAAAGATAATCGATAAAGTTTCGCACCCCATAAATAACTGCATTCATAACAGAGTTTGACTTAACCGTCCAAAGCTGACTGCTCCAGTCCCAACAAGAATGCAGAATGGATGCACGTTGCTCCAAAGATTGCAAGTAAGAAATAAATAACTTTTGTTATCGACCAATTTATTCCAATGTGGGGGGAACAAATAACAAAAATAAAAATACCGAGAAATATATGACCTAAAAATCCATGATAGGACTGTTTTAAAATCATATTAAGAAATGGGTTCATAGGTTTAGTTAAGATCAAATCGAATGATCCATCACTATCATACTTTCCAATGATCGCATCGGAGTCCAAAAAATCAAGCAAGCGATCCCATATGAGAATAGATTTAAATTGTATAACCATAAGATGTCGTAAAATTCCCACCCTTAATTTCTTGAAACTTAAGAAGAACAACCCATAGTCCAAATAATTATAAAGTACGTGAAGATATTGATGCCGATATCCATATAAAATGAAAACCTGTATTCCATTTTGATTTCAAGTAAATAATAAAAAAACGAACAATAAGTTTTGCAGTCTGCATTTTATCCACCTTGTATGACGAGTTTTTTTATACCCGCATTCCAAACGATTATTGAAAATGCATATAATCCCACAATCCAAAACCCCTGTTCAATTAAAAATATATAGACTGCTTAATTGAAATCTTTCCCAAGTAGATTGATATTGGTACATAAAAATAAGCTTAAAAGGGAAAAAATTTGATATGCGGTCAAGGAAGTGAGGAAAGAACCATATTGGTATCCAGGCTCCGGCAAATATACGTATTAAATCCTCTAAAAACCTACTAAAATACCAAACTGAAACAATCCAAAATCCAAGAATTCCAAAAATAAATGAAATAAGGTATTTAATTATAACTGCATTCACTGTTGCAAAAGCAAAAATGAATAAATGAGTCCAATCAGGAATTTGTAAATGAAAGACAAAGAGCCCGATTATTATGACTGGAACTAATTCAAAAAGAATACGATAAATATTATCACCTATTACACCACAAAATAAGTACGTTTTGTAACTTATAGGCTTGATCAAGTCAATAGCTATTTGTCCACTCTTTATTTTTGAATCAATGTCGTATATTAGATTGTTACTCACAAGAACTGATATTATAGTGCTGATTGTTATATAATTGGTCATATCCCTAAAGGATATATTCCCTGTGCTGGTTGCAACATCTTTAATAAGCAAAGCTTCCCAGATGTAATATTGAACGAATAAAACAATTATACGGCCAATCAGACCAAGTAAAAAATTTGTTCGATACTTTAAATTTGTTTGAATTATATTTCTGATATATTCTAAATAAAGCTGCATGTCCCACCTCCCCATTTACTCCTGAGAAGATATTTCTTCATATATTGCGGATTATTTCCTCAGTCTGGACTTCAATAATTCTTATATCCCTTACGTGAGCAATCTCCATGATCCTAGATATGATTATGCTAGGATTTACAATAGATTTGTTATAAGTAACTGCCAATTTGTTTGTTTCAAGATCTACAGAGAGAACACCTGGTATTTGCAATTTATTGTAATCAAGAACAGGATTAATAGTTTCCACAACAACTACTTCCTGATTTCCAAATCTGTTTTTCATGTGCTTTAAGTCGCTATCAAGCATAATGGTTCCTTTATCGATAATAATCACTCTAGAACATAATTTATCGATATCTTGCATGTCATGCGTCGTTAAAATAACTGTTGTTTGTTTGACTAAATTGATTTGTTTTATAAAATTCCTGATCTTCTTTGACAACAACATCAAGACCAATGGTTGGTTCATCAAGAAATAATATCTCGGGATTATGCATCAATGAGCAACAGATATCAGCTCTCATTCTTTGTCCAAGGCTTAATTGTCTCACAGGAATATCTATAAATTCCCCTAAACTCAGTAGATCAAAAAGCATTCCAAATTTTCTTTATAAACCTTATCAGGAATTTTATACATGTATTTTAGAAGCTTTAATGTTTCTGATACAGGTATGTCCCACCATAACTGTGTTCTTTGACCAAAAACAACTCCGATATTTCGCGCATGCTCTTTTCGGTTTTTAAACGGATTTATCCCATTAACCACAATTTTTCCACTACTAGGAACAAGAATCCCTACCATCATTTTTATAGTAGTAGATTTCCCCGCACCATTTGGCCCTAGAAACCCTATGATTTCCCCCTTATTTATAGTAGTGGAAATGTTGTTAACCGCCTTTTTAATGGTATACTCCCGATTAAAAATGCTTTTTAATCCCCCCCATTTACCGTGTTGCCGTTTCACTAATCGAAAGTCCCTTGATAAATTTTCAATTACAATCATACTCATGCTTAATTGCCTCCGCCGCTAATCAAGCCACTTTTCGTTTTCGATAACTGCTGTGTGAGATTAGAAATTCTCTCTATGAATTTATTTTTGCTCCAAATGCATTGCGAAGTATCTTTGTACTCGGGTCAACGACTCTAGAATATGGCAGTATTGCTTCACTTCGAATAATTAGTGATAAGGTCATCTCATCAGATGGCAATACTCGATGAAACATGCCTGCAGGGAAATAATAAACATCCCTTTTTTCATTAGAGTACTCCCCGTTAATTCCAACTCAACATGGTTTCCGTTCCCTTGTTTAACATTATAGGTTTCATGT carries:
- a CDS encoding ABC-2 family transporter protein, with amino-acid sequence MDYGLFFLSFKKLRVGILRHLMVIQFKSILIWDRLLDFLDSDAIIGKYDSDGSFDLILTKPMNPFLNMILKQSYHGFLGHIFLGIFIFVICSPHIGINWSITKVIYFLLAIFGATCIHSAFLLGLEQSALDG
- a CDS encoding ABC transporter permease — protein: MQLYLEYIRNIIQTNLKYRTNFLLGLIGRIIVLFVQYYIWEALLIKDVATSTGNISFRDMTNYITISTIISVLVSNNLIYDIDSKIKSGQIAIDLIKPISYKTYLFCGVIGDNIYRILFELVPVIIIGLFVFHLQIPDWTHLFIFAFATVNAVIIKYLISFIFGILGFWIVSVWYFSRFLEDLIRIFAGAWIPIWFFPHFLDRISNFFPFKLIFMYQYQSTWERFQLSSLYIFN
- a CDS encoding ATP-binding cassette domain-containing protein, with translation MLFDLLSLGEFIDIPVRQLSLGQRMRADICCSLMHNPEILFLDEPTIGLDVVVKEDQEFYKTNQFSQTNNSYFNDA
- a CDS encoding ATP-binding cassette domain-containing protein; translated protein: MSMIVIENLSRDFRLVKRQHGKWGGLKSIFNREYTIKKAVNNISTTINKGEIIGFLGPNGAGKSTTIKMMVGILVPSSGKIVVNGINPFKNRKEHARNIGVVFGQRTQLWWDIPVSETLKLLKYMYKIPDKVYKENLECFLIY